The Bifidobacterium animalis subsp. animalis ATCC 25527 genome has a segment encoding these proteins:
- the dinB gene encoding DNA polymerase IV → MSTAPRIEAAKRDWGHDETGCTILHIDMDAFFASLEIARHPEFRGKPVIVGTGNRAVVSAASYEARKYGINSAMPAARAHQLCPNGIFLPVDHHYYSAVSHEIFHTIFREATDRIEQVSVDECYMDVSGALLAWHSPTRIAQWLRAQVAERFGITCSVGIAGNKLVAKMASTNAKPNGMLLIPLDKHAQFVQLMPLRGIPGLGPAQEKRLNAWGINSVSQLARCSVEELIQATGSKAAATHLWEASHGIDPRTLTLHAPEKSIGQERTFDTDCNDLVTASTLIKQCCDKVASILRAKGLMARTLTVKLRFPDLAYSTKQMQLEQPTDAASTLYPHAIDLLLRMMGMPADCRGTEAKLTRPIRLAGISTSTLTKREETVIQPTLDELLEENERVTPAPQALSSAPSPANGTRSTRLRSAEEALDQIRRKFGQDSAHLGA, encoded by the coding sequence ATGAGCACAGCACCGCGTATCGAAGCTGCCAAAAGGGATTGGGGCCATGACGAGACCGGCTGCACCATACTGCATATCGACATGGACGCGTTCTTCGCCTCGCTCGAGATAGCAAGACACCCGGAATTCCGCGGCAAACCGGTTATTGTAGGCACCGGCAACCGCGCCGTGGTCTCCGCTGCAAGCTACGAGGCCCGCAAGTACGGCATCAATTCGGCAATGCCGGCCGCACGCGCGCACCAACTCTGCCCGAACGGAATCTTCCTGCCCGTCGACCACCACTACTACAGCGCCGTCTCCCATGAGATCTTCCACACGATCTTCCGCGAGGCGACGGACCGCATCGAACAGGTCTCCGTCGATGAATGCTATATGGACGTCTCCGGTGCGCTGCTCGCATGGCACAGCCCGACGCGCATAGCCCAATGGTTACGGGCGCAGGTCGCGGAACGGTTCGGCATCACCTGCTCAGTGGGCATAGCCGGCAACAAACTCGTGGCGAAGATGGCGAGCACGAATGCGAAGCCGAACGGCATGCTGCTCATTCCGCTGGACAAGCATGCGCAGTTCGTGCAGCTGATGCCATTGCGAGGCATTCCGGGGCTTGGCCCCGCCCAGGAGAAGCGGCTGAACGCATGGGGAATCAACTCCGTGTCCCAGCTCGCACGCTGTTCGGTGGAGGAGCTCATACAGGCGACCGGATCGAAAGCCGCCGCAACACACCTGTGGGAAGCCTCGCATGGCATCGACCCGCGCACACTCACGCTACACGCCCCCGAGAAATCGATCGGACAGGAACGCACCTTCGACACGGACTGCAATGACTTGGTCACAGCGAGCACGCTGATCAAACAATGCTGCGACAAGGTTGCCTCCATACTGCGCGCCAAGGGGCTCATGGCGCGCACGCTCACCGTGAAACTGCGGTTCCCCGACCTTGCCTACTCCACCAAGCAGATGCAACTGGAACAACCGACTGACGCCGCGAGCACGTTGTACCCGCATGCCATCGACCTGTTGTTGCGCATGATGGGCATGCCGGCGGATTGCCGCGGCACTGAGGCCAAACTCACACGCCCCATACGGCTCGCCGGCATCAGCACGAGCACATTGACGAAGCGTGAGGAGACGGTGATCCAACCCACGCTCGATGAACTGCTCGAGGAGAACGAGCGTGTGACCCCTGCGCCACAGGCATTGTCATCGGCTCCCTCCCCCGCAAACGGCACAAGGTCGACACGCCTGCGCTCCGCTGAGGAGGCACTCGACCAGATCCGGCGAAAATTCGGGCAGGACAGCGCACATCTCGGCGCATAG
- a CDS encoding D-2-hydroxyacid dehydrogenase family protein, translating to MTQILETRPERTDLPLTVMPCVVADMIEPFKANFEVLRDVTRLRMYTDTTLDPDEIVRRCEGADAVIVIGVHIDDDLYTRLTHTQGHAKCFAFGGTGVASYIDLARARQDGVRVCNVRRYGDAAVAELAIALMMELARHVGELDTQVREGSWRGVFGTELSGKTLGLVGFGGIGQHVARIANGFGMRIQVWNSHVHADALAANPEITLVDGIDDLMATSDIVSLHLPLTDETRGGITLENLNHLRPGSMLINTARAEIIAPGALERRLERGDLLTGLDVFDKEPLPQDSPLRSVPGVVLTPHVAWRADGAYASLTRQVMEAIVSFYEGGDFNVVV from the coding sequence ATGACACAGATTCTTGAGACCCGACCGGAACGCACCGATCTGCCCCTCACCGTGATGCCATGTGTGGTGGCCGACATGATCGAGCCGTTCAAGGCGAACTTCGAGGTGCTACGCGATGTGACGCGCCTGAGAATGTACACTGACACCACCCTGGACCCGGACGAGATCGTGCGGCGTTGCGAGGGTGCCGACGCCGTGATCGTGATCGGCGTGCACATCGACGACGATTTGTATACACGGCTCACGCATACGCAGGGACATGCGAAGTGCTTCGCATTCGGCGGCACCGGGGTGGCCAGCTACATCGACCTCGCCCGTGCGCGGCAGGATGGCGTGCGCGTATGCAATGTGCGTCGATATGGGGACGCCGCGGTCGCCGAGCTCGCCATCGCGCTCATGATGGAGTTGGCGCGCCATGTGGGCGAGCTCGACACGCAGGTGCGCGAGGGAAGCTGGCGCGGTGTGTTCGGCACCGAGCTCTCCGGCAAAACGCTTGGTCTTGTGGGATTCGGCGGCATCGGGCAGCATGTGGCGCGCATCGCCAACGGATTTGGCATGCGAATCCAGGTCTGGAACTCGCATGTGCACGCCGACGCGCTCGCTGCAAATCCCGAGATCACGCTCGTCGACGGCATCGACGACCTCATGGCCACCAGCGACATCGTGTCGCTGCATCTGCCCCTCACCGATGAGACGCGTGGTGGCATCACTCTCGAGAACCTGAACCATCTGCGGCCCGGAAGCATGCTCATCAACACCGCGCGCGCCGAGATCATCGCGCCGGGGGCGCTCGAGCGGCGCTTGGAACGCGGCGACCTCCTGACCGGTCTCGACGTGTTCGACAAGGAGCCGTTGCCGCAGGATTCCCCGCTCCGTTCGGTTCCCGGCGTCGTGCTCACCCCGCATGTCGCCTGGCGGGCCGATGGCGCCTATGCGAGCCTGACCCGACAGGTGATGGAGGCGATCGTCTCGTTCTACGAGGGCGGCGATTTCAACGTGGTCGTCTGA
- a CDS encoding IMPACT family protein: protein MRTLLNPADKPAHDAFVEKKSEFIGDACHVDSLEDALAFVETVRERHPKARHVAYAAIVTGDDGRVMERMSDDGEPSGTAGKPILDVLRANELTDCVIAVTRYFGGILLGSGGLIRAYSTGASIAVKAADVAQIVVCARYTVPLDYSQLGPMRHLVEVMGAVEESAVFSDHVVLTVLVRDDARESFEHRVREQFSATVTPEYVGRCHRAMR from the coding sequence ATGCGTACCTTGTTGAATCCGGCCGACAAGCCGGCGCACGATGCATTCGTGGAGAAGAAGTCCGAGTTCATAGGCGACGCCTGCCATGTCGATTCGCTTGAGGATGCGCTCGCGTTCGTCGAGACTGTGCGCGAGCGTCACCCGAAAGCACGCCATGTGGCCTATGCGGCGATTGTGACCGGTGACGATGGCCGTGTGATGGAGCGCATGAGCGATGATGGTGAGCCGAGCGGCACGGCGGGCAAGCCGATCCTCGATGTGTTGCGTGCGAATGAACTCACGGATTGCGTGATTGCCGTCACGCGATATTTCGGCGGCATTCTGCTCGGTTCGGGCGGTCTCATCCGCGCATACTCCACCGGAGCGTCGATTGCGGTGAAGGCAGCGGATGTCGCACAGATTGTGGTCTGTGCCCGGTATACGGTGCCGCTCGACTACTCGCAGCTCGGGCCGATGCGCCATCTGGTCGAGGTGATGGGCGCGGTGGAGGAGTCTGCCGTTTTCTCGGATCACGTGGTGCTCACCGTGCTCGTGCGCGATGATGCGCGCGAATCGTTCGAACATCGTGTGCGTGAGCAGTTCAGTGCGACGGTGACGCCGGAGTATGTGGGCCGATGCCACCGTGCGATGCGGTGA
- the malQ gene encoding 4-alpha-glucanotransferase has translation MTELNEESPERLARPLIRLAQSLGVATSYVGMSRDFHEIPDDVLVAVLKALNVDASSEETIEASLEHVNNQRAMRLIEPTVLHIVGEQTHVPIHLAITEAPKVTITLEDGTIYQHDITVEPLPDVKVHEVNGKFFSTAQIALPADLPEGYHTLHIAAGQREADATLISAPQRIPLLDPLKNGSLWGWMAQLYSIRSADSWGVGDFADLRTLLIDSKRYTNADFMLINPVHAGEPVSPLTPSPYLPVSRRFINFTYIHPEDIPEYYALDDAAKQSVKDAHAKMEAYNADPNLIDRDAMWLEKEKALRTIFNAGLQSVRQQAFDDYKAKCGEDLEAYATWCVCYAKWGKPENTPDNWINKYTKDSPEVKQLREQNSDLLEFYRWLEWIAVEQMHAAQQAARQAGMQIGIMSDMAVGVHPDGSEVWWNPERFANGASVGAPPDMFNQQGQNWSQPPLSPLSLKETGYKAYREMVRGMFDCAGAVRIDHILGLFRLWWIPEGQPASNGTYVYYDHNTMLGILAIEADRVGGLIVGEDLGVMPSYVQQSLADHAIFGCAVEWFEQMDGVFIPPKDWRPYALASVDNHDMPPAAGYLEYEHVRVREQLGLLGEDSSAFERSARAEHQAMLQMLVDNGYLDVNVMKDESGRWEEIVEALYRALNSSPCKLKAVSFVDAVGERRTQNQPGTDNEYPNWRVPLADYHGDNVPLEHLFDSDLLQRIAKIMNS, from the coding sequence ATGACAGAACTCAACGAAGAAAGCCCGGAGCGTCTTGCGCGCCCCCTTATTCGTCTCGCGCAGTCGCTGGGCGTGGCGACCAGTTATGTCGGCATGTCGCGTGATTTCCATGAGATTCCCGATGACGTGCTCGTGGCCGTCCTGAAGGCCCTCAATGTCGATGCCTCCAGCGAAGAGACCATCGAAGCGTCGTTGGAACATGTGAACAACCAGCGCGCCATGCGGCTCATCGAACCCACCGTGCTGCACATTGTGGGCGAGCAGACTCACGTGCCCATCCATCTGGCCATCACCGAGGCGCCGAAGGTTACGATCACACTCGAAGACGGCACCATATACCAACACGACATCACGGTGGAGCCGCTGCCCGACGTCAAGGTGCATGAAGTCAACGGCAAGTTCTTCTCGACGGCGCAGATCGCACTGCCTGCCGACCTGCCCGAGGGCTACCACACGCTGCACATCGCGGCAGGGCAGCGCGAGGCGGATGCGACGCTGATCAGCGCGCCACAGCGCATCCCATTGCTCGATCCGCTCAAGAACGGGTCGTTGTGGGGATGGATGGCCCAGTTGTATTCGATCCGCTCGGCCGACTCCTGGGGCGTCGGCGATTTCGCCGATCTACGCACGTTGCTCATCGACTCGAAGCGGTACACGAATGCCGACTTCATGCTCATCAACCCAGTGCATGCCGGCGAACCGGTCTCACCGCTGACCCCGTCGCCATACCTGCCGGTGTCGCGTCGCTTCATCAACTTCACCTACATTCACCCGGAGGACATTCCCGAGTACTACGCGTTGGACGATGCCGCCAAGCAGTCCGTCAAGGACGCACACGCCAAAATGGAGGCCTACAACGCCGATCCGAACCTGATCGACCGCGATGCCATGTGGCTCGAGAAGGAGAAGGCGCTGCGCACGATCTTCAACGCAGGCCTGCAGTCGGTGCGCCAGCAGGCCTTCGACGACTACAAGGCCAAGTGCGGCGAGGATCTCGAGGCATACGCCACCTGGTGTGTCTGCTATGCGAAGTGGGGCAAGCCCGAGAACACGCCTGACAACTGGATCAACAAATACACGAAGGATTCCCCCGAGGTCAAGCAGCTGCGCGAGCAGAACAGCGACTTGCTCGAATTCTACCGTTGGCTCGAGTGGATTGCGGTCGAGCAGATGCATGCGGCCCAGCAGGCGGCACGTCAGGCCGGCATGCAGATCGGCATCATGAGCGATATGGCCGTCGGCGTCCATCCGGACGGCTCCGAGGTGTGGTGGAACCCGGAGCGATTCGCCAACGGCGCCTCCGTGGGTGCGCCGCCGGACATGTTCAACCAGCAGGGGCAGAACTGGAGCCAGCCCCCGTTGAGCCCGCTCTCGCTCAAGGAAACCGGCTACAAGGCGTACCGCGAGATGGTGCGTGGCATGTTCGACTGCGCCGGCGCCGTGCGCATCGACCACATTCTCGGCCTGTTCCGCCTGTGGTGGATCCCGGAGGGCCAGCCGGCCTCGAACGGCACCTACGTGTACTACGACCACAACACGATGCTGGGCATTCTTGCGATCGAGGCAGACCGCGTCGGCGGCCTGATCGTGGGCGAGGACCTCGGTGTCATGCCGTCGTACGTACAGCAGTCGCTCGCCGACCATGCCATCTTCGGCTGCGCCGTCGAATGGTTCGAGCAGATGGATGGCGTGTTCATTCCGCCGAAGGATTGGCGCCCGTATGCGTTGGCCTCGGTGGACAACCACGACATGCCGCCGGCGGCCGGCTATCTCGAGTACGAGCATGTGCGCGTGCGCGAACAGCTCGGTCTGCTCGGCGAGGATTCGTCGGCCTTCGAGCGCAGCGCGCGCGCCGAGCATCAGGCCATGCTGCAGATGCTCGTCGACAACGGCTACCTCGATGTCAATGTGATGAAAGACGAATCCGGCAGATGGGAGGAGATTGTCGAGGCGCTCTACCGTGCGCTCAACAGCTCGCCTTGCAAGCTCAAGGCCGTCTCCTTCGTCGACGCAGTGGGAGAGCGCCGCACGCAGAACCAGCCGGGCACCGACAACGAGTATCCGAACTGGCGTGTGCCGTTGGCCGACTACCATGGCGACAACGTGCCGCTCGAGCACTTGTTCGACTCCGATCTGCTGCAGCGCATCGCCAAGATCATGAACAGCTGA
- the rplM gene encoding 50S ribosomal protein L13 — translation MKTFTPKPADLTHDWYIIDAKDVVLGRLSVAAANLLRGKNKPSFAPHADSGNYVIIINADKIALTGDKMDKELYSHSGRPGGLRRDSYAELLKNKPERIIMHAVKGMLPKNKLAKVQLTRLRVFAGEEHPHVGQKPQVYEIEQISQQAK, via the coding sequence GTGAAAACTTTCACACCGAAGCCAGCTGATCTTACTCACGACTGGTACATCATCGACGCCAAAGACGTCGTTCTGGGCCGTCTCTCCGTCGCCGCAGCCAACCTGCTGCGCGGCAAGAACAAGCCTTCCTTCGCTCCGCATGCCGATTCCGGCAACTACGTGATCATCATCAACGCCGACAAGATCGCTCTTACCGGCGACAAGATGGACAAGGAGCTCTACTCGCACTCCGGTCGTCCTGGTGGCCTGCGCCGCGACAGCTACGCAGAGCTGCTCAAGAACAAGCCCGAGCGCATCATCATGCACGCCGTCAAGGGCATGCTTCCGAAGAACAAGCTCGCGAAGGTCCAGCTGACCCGTCTGCGCGTGTTCGCCGGTGAAGAGCATCCGCACGTTGGCCAGAAGCCTCAGGTCTACGAGATCGAGCAGATCTCGCAGCAGGCAAAGTGA
- the rpsI gene encoding 30S ribosomal protein S9, with the protein MAENTNNSAVTETEETTAAFTTETNSGAGTGTSTIAPGYGTGRRKEAVARVRLVPGTGEWKINGRTLEEYFPSKLLQREVNSPIVLLKLEGKFDAIVLVDGGGTTGQAGAIRLGVARALNAIDRDANRAALKKAGFLTRDARVVERKKAGLHKARRAPQFSKR; encoded by the coding sequence ATGGCTGAGAATACCAACAACTCCGCGGTTACCGAGACCGAGGAAACCACCGCCGCCTTCACCACCGAGACCAACTCGGGCGCAGGCACCGGCACCTCCACGATCGCTCCGGGCTATGGCACCGGCCGTCGTAAGGAAGCCGTCGCCCGTGTTCGTCTGGTTCCGGGCACCGGCGAGTGGAAGATCAATGGCCGTACGCTCGAGGAGTACTTCCCGTCGAAGCTGCTCCAGCGTGAAGTGAACTCGCCGATCGTGCTCCTGAAGCTCGAAGGCAAGTTCGACGCAATCGTGCTCGTCGACGGTGGCGGCACCACCGGCCAGGCCGGCGCAATCCGCCTGGGCGTGGCTCGTGCCCTCAACGCCATCGACCGCGATGCCAACCGCGCAGCCCTGAAGAAGGCTGGCTTCCTCACCCGCGACGCCCGCGTCGTGGAGCGCAAGAAGGCCGGTCTGCACAAGGCTCGCCGCGCTCCGCAGTTCTCGAAGCGTTAA
- the glgX gene encoding glycogen debranching protein GlgX: protein MQLQKLQRYATRPGFFYTDDGGADVVVRSETAEQLWLSVLEPVDKPSAFYNQAVRLPDDAADRLLDYMRHYPICSRIVPALGLRETLFKMTGPNYGLWNLHLEKAWDGLQYGFRADGTWDPHHGLRFNPYKFLIDPYAKGIERAMQLDPSMFAYQCTIGDDGKVEGDCWGEMSTLDSLGHCPVSVAIDDRDARKHDGDPEHPHVQWSKTVIYELHVKGFTKNAPWLPEELRGTYAGLAHPTTLAYLQDLGVTSIELLPIMAKQPEVFLQERGRTNYWGYSTLNFFSPEPGYATKAAQQAGAAAVRREVIDMVRALHEAGFEVIMDVVYNHTCEGGNAGPSVCWRGLDNLSFYRQQTQHAGELEDTTGCGNTVDFTDTHNITFAVDSLRYWAKRIGIDGFRFDLAVSLARLKGMFTPYHPFLYALRSDQLLGNLKLIMEPWDLGFQGWRTGQFLSPFGEWNDRFRDASRQFWLSDINQTAGHGVTTMQEMATRLCGSADLFATDPGRGATSSINYISAHDGFTLADLTSYDHKHNEANGENNNDGTNVNHSANFGVEGPTDDLSIESARERSRMNMLGTLILSLGTPMLLAGDEFGNTQYGNNNAYCQDNEITWLDWDWINCTEETAESRQLEATANLIAVRKSLDIYNHEDFFTRLSQLGLLKPSSRVQWSLPDGTMPMDSDWRDSSVRSFMMHLYFKDEPDVLIVVNGDETDRQMHLPSDSTFNLLWSSAQTTGEQPAPGTSVTKISRSAVVSPLAETLRFKRATSPMHDLDAHGAVGADAEENAARQEIGTTKPTAKLTAHETQLLESILDRKIKDTLDQQMPPMTAGAHSGTGDPTRISMADSDPTTTAFDVEHDAPAPEGTTASADAPNAPPSNVWTFPALSISLLLQSERRTW from the coding sequence ATGCAGTTACAGAAATTACAGCGATACGCCACGCGACCAGGCTTCTTCTACACCGATGACGGCGGCGCGGACGTCGTGGTACGTTCTGAGACCGCGGAACAACTGTGGTTGAGCGTGCTCGAGCCGGTGGACAAGCCCAGCGCGTTCTATAACCAGGCGGTGCGCCTGCCCGACGACGCGGCGGACCGGCTCCTCGACTACATGCGCCATTACCCGATCTGTTCGCGCATCGTGCCCGCGCTCGGTCTGCGCGAGACGTTGTTCAAGATGACCGGCCCGAACTACGGCCTGTGGAACCTCCATCTCGAGAAGGCATGGGATGGTCTGCAATATGGCTTCCGCGCCGACGGCACATGGGACCCGCATCACGGCCTGCGGTTCAACCCATACAAGTTCCTCATCGACCCCTATGCCAAGGGCATTGAGCGGGCGATGCAACTCGACCCCTCCATGTTCGCGTACCAATGCACCATAGGCGATGACGGCAAGGTCGAAGGCGACTGCTGGGGCGAGATGAGCACGCTCGATTCTCTGGGCCATTGCCCGGTGTCAGTGGCGATCGACGACCGCGACGCCCGCAAGCACGACGGCGATCCGGAACACCCGCATGTGCAGTGGAGCAAGACGGTGATCTACGAGCTGCATGTGAAGGGCTTCACCAAGAACGCGCCATGGTTGCCAGAGGAGCTACGCGGCACCTACGCCGGCCTTGCCCACCCCACCACACTCGCCTATTTGCAGGATCTAGGTGTCACGTCAATCGAACTGCTGCCGATCATGGCCAAGCAGCCCGAGGTGTTCCTGCAGGAACGCGGGCGCACGAACTACTGGGGTTATTCCACGCTCAACTTCTTCTCCCCTGAGCCCGGTTATGCCACGAAGGCCGCCCAACAGGCCGGTGCCGCCGCCGTACGCCGTGAGGTGATCGACATGGTGCGCGCCCTGCATGAAGCCGGCTTCGAGGTGATCATGGACGTGGTGTACAACCACACCTGCGAGGGCGGCAATGCCGGGCCGAGTGTCTGCTGGCGCGGACTCGACAATCTCTCGTTCTACCGCCAGCAGACCCAGCATGCCGGCGAACTTGAAGACACCACCGGCTGCGGCAACACCGTGGACTTCACCGACACCCACAACATCACGTTCGCCGTGGATTCGCTGCGGTACTGGGCCAAGCGCATAGGCATAGACGGCTTCCGATTCGACCTCGCCGTCTCGCTGGCGCGGCTCAAGGGCATGTTCACCCCGTACCATCCGTTCCTGTACGCATTGCGTTCCGACCAGCTGCTCGGCAACCTCAAGCTCATCATGGAGCCGTGGGATTTGGGCTTCCAGGGTTGGCGCACCGGCCAGTTCCTCTCGCCCTTCGGAGAGTGGAACGACCGGTTCCGCGACGCCTCCCGCCAGTTCTGGCTCTCCGACATCAACCAGACTGCAGGCCACGGTGTGACCACCATGCAGGAGATGGCCACGCGCCTGTGCGGTTCGGCGGACCTGTTCGCCACCGACCCGGGCCGTGGCGCCACGTCGTCGATCAATTACATCAGCGCGCACGACGGCTTCACACTGGCCGACCTCACCAGCTACGACCACAAGCACAACGAGGCGAATGGCGAGAACAACAACGACGGCACGAATGTGAACCATTCCGCCAACTTCGGCGTGGAGGGCCCCACCGACGATCTCAGCATCGAAAGTGCACGCGAACGCTCGCGTATGAACATGCTCGGCACGCTCATTCTCTCGCTTGGCACGCCCATGCTGCTCGCAGGAGACGAATTCGGCAACACGCAATACGGCAACAACAACGCGTATTGCCAAGACAACGAGATCACCTGGCTCGACTGGGATTGGATCAACTGCACAGAGGAAACCGCCGAATCCCGCCAACTCGAGGCCACCGCGAATCTGATCGCCGTGCGCAAATCGCTCGACATATACAATCACGAGGACTTCTTCACGAGGCTCTCCCAGTTGGGGCTGCTCAAACCGAGCTCGCGTGTGCAGTGGAGCCTGCCGGATGGCACGATGCCCATGGATTCCGATTGGCGCGACTCGTCGGTGCGCTCGTTCATGATGCACCTGTATTTCAAGGACGAACCCGACGTTCTGATTGTGGTCAACGGCGATGAAACCGACCGCCAGATGCACCTGCCGTCGGATTCGACGTTCAATCTGCTATGGTCGTCGGCGCAGACCACTGGCGAACAGCCCGCACCGGGCACCTCCGTCACCAAGATCTCACGGTCTGCGGTGGTGTCGCCACTTGCGGAGACGCTGCGGTTCAAGCGTGCGACGTCGCCCATGCACGATCTCGACGCCCATGGTGCCGTTGGCGCGGACGCCGAGGAGAATGCCGCCCGTCAGGAGATTGGAACCACCAAGCCAACGGCAAAGCTCACCGCACATGAGACACAGCTCCTCGAATCCATTCTCGACCGCAAGATCAAGGACACCCTCGACCAGCAGATGCCGCCGATGACCGCCGGTGCACACTCCGGAACCGGCGACCCCACACGCATCAGCATGGCCGATTCTGACCCCACGACCACCGCATTCGACGTCGAGCACGATGCCCCGGCTCCCGAAGGCACCACCGCGTCTGCAGATGCCCCCAATGCCCCTCCATCGAACGTGTGGACCTTCCCGGCGCTGAGCATAAGCCTGCTGCTGCAATCGGAACGCCGCACCTGGTGA
- a CDS encoding ROK family transcriptional regulator, giving the protein MESTAVKRHNRELILRELFAAPSMTKRQIADATHLSMPTITENLRELAADGLIAPAETRASTGGRKAQAWQFNASHRTAIGVALRPTEVVCMAVDLRGNVIAEHKVTMARRNDNAYYERAAHTISAFAQSLPSPIGVCFALPSSAARHCICVAEDWNAATESYQGISRILTLPCSRIARNVAYATVELHNHPLLRNAVCLYLGEYINSAVVMGGVAREGNLEHMQLDASGDVCRCGSRGCLEVLCSSRQLTEEGESLPGFFGVLEQGERNHHARMDRWLGSLAHAVNNIRTFVPADVILCGPIADYLDDSEIAQLERLTTCAEHVNPSARNPQVMRGCCVEYQDAVGAAQSLIPVSLNGMPDA; this is encoded by the coding sequence ATGGAAAGCACGGCCGTCAAACGGCACAATCGCGAGCTCATACTGCGCGAGCTGTTCGCGGCACCGTCCATGACCAAGCGGCAGATTGCAGACGCCACGCATCTGAGCATGCCCACAATCACCGAGAATCTGCGTGAGCTCGCTGCCGACGGGCTCATTGCCCCAGCGGAGACGCGGGCCTCCACGGGAGGGCGCAAAGCCCAGGCCTGGCAGTTCAACGCGAGCCATCGCACGGCGATCGGCGTGGCGTTGAGACCCACCGAGGTGGTGTGCATGGCGGTGGATCTGCGCGGCAATGTGATAGCCGAGCACAAGGTGACGATGGCGCGGCGCAACGACAACGCGTACTACGAACGCGCCGCGCATACGATCTCGGCGTTCGCGCAGTCGCTGCCCTCCCCGATCGGCGTGTGCTTCGCATTGCCATCGAGCGCGGCGCGCCACTGCATCTGCGTGGCCGAGGACTGGAATGCGGCCACCGAGTCGTACCAAGGCATCAGCCGCATTCTCACATTGCCCTGCTCACGCATCGCGCGCAACGTCGCCTACGCCACCGTCGAGCTGCATAACCACCCGCTGCTGCGCAACGCGGTGTGCCTCTATCTGGGCGAGTACATCAACAGCGCCGTCGTGATGGGCGGCGTCGCACGCGAGGGCAATCTCGAGCACATGCAACTCGACGCGAGCGGCGACGTCTGCCGATGTGGGTCGCGCGGATGCCTTGAGGTGCTGTGCTCGTCGCGGCAGCTCACCGAGGAGGGCGAGAGTCTGCCGGGTTTCTTCGGTGTGCTTGAGCAGGGCGAGCGCAATCATCATGCGCGCATGGACCGCTGGCTCGGCTCGCTCGCCCATGCGGTCAACAACATTCGCACGTTCGTACCGGCGGATGTCATTCTGTGCGGGCCGATCGCCGACTATCTCGACGATTCCGAAATCGCCCAACTCGAGCGCCTCACCACATGTGCCGAACACGTGAACCCGTCGGCGCGCAATCCGCAGGTCATGCGCGGCTGCTGCGTGGAATACCAGGATGCGGTGGGCGCGGCGCAATCACTCATTCCCGTTTCCCTGAACGGAATGCCGGACGCCTGA